One window of Nocardia nova SH22a genomic DNA carries:
- a CDS encoding ABC transporter substrate-binding protein codes for MSHSRIHRRLGALALALVTAAVVAGCATPARQVAASDDNATPVPGGTLRFGVLDAPANLDPHSGSSYPESLITSNITDKLVYQNPQTGALEPWLASSWQYNDALTQFTFHLRDDVTFSDGTKFTADSVKENFDLLGRGDQRLGIVPVTAYWVGYQGTEVIDPTTVRVSFDRPSAGFLQALSLYFSGIVAHSTLVLPKEQRSQAQNVVGTGPFTIAQHIYQQKTVLKKRPGYHWAPASRKHNGDAYLDAVEIDVIPEAGVRTGALRSGTVDAILDVNNTDEAPLQSQGYRIVPQLIPGRDISLDFKTDRFPTDDKAVRQAVQLGWSRDALVKTVLTPSYKVSSSVVSQRVPGYVDFSADLREDQGKAEQLLEADGWHKGADGIRVKDGRRLQLDLLGIDNLVNNKPAYQLIQQDLRKIGIDLQLNVLPIPDYTAASTQQGRWNIQVANQSRADISVLEQVYSPQYGNMAKLAPGSPQANEAAAKLSALSKTLDPAQRAKAAEEAQRYLLDEQVLTVPVYNPAQVTAASAKVHNIGYEAQSRNVFYDTWIEQG; via the coding sequence ATGTCACACAGCAGAATTCATCGCCGTCTGGGCGCGCTGGCGCTCGCCCTGGTCACCGCGGCGGTGGTCGCCGGATGCGCCACTCCCGCCCGGCAGGTGGCCGCGAGCGACGACAATGCCACGCCCGTCCCGGGCGGGACGCTGCGCTTCGGCGTGCTCGACGCTCCGGCGAATCTCGATCCGCACTCGGGCAGCTCCTATCCGGAATCGCTGATCACCAGCAACATCACCGACAAACTCGTCTACCAGAATCCGCAGACCGGTGCGCTGGAGCCGTGGCTGGCCAGCTCGTGGCAGTACAACGACGCGCTCACCCAGTTCACCTTCCATCTGCGCGACGACGTGACCTTCAGCGACGGAACGAAATTCACCGCCGACTCGGTGAAGGAGAACTTCGATCTGCTCGGTCGCGGCGACCAGCGGCTGGGCATCGTTCCGGTGACCGCCTACTGGGTGGGCTATCAGGGCACCGAGGTGATCGACCCGACGACGGTGCGGGTGAGTTTCGATCGGCCGAGCGCCGGGTTTCTGCAGGCGCTGTCGCTGTACTTCTCGGGAATCGTGGCGCATTCGACGCTGGTTCTGCCGAAAGAGCAGCGCAGCCAGGCCCAGAACGTCGTCGGCACCGGGCCTTTCACCATCGCCCAGCACATCTATCAGCAGAAGACGGTTCTGAAGAAGCGCCCCGGCTATCACTGGGCCCCGGCCAGCCGCAAACACAACGGCGACGCCTACCTGGACGCCGTCGAGATCGACGTCATTCCCGAGGCCGGGGTGCGCACCGGTGCGCTGCGGTCGGGCACCGTCGACGCCATTCTCGACGTCAACAACACCGACGAGGCGCCGCTGCAGTCGCAGGGGTACCGCATTGTGCCGCAGCTCATTCCGGGCCGCGACATCTCGCTGGACTTCAAGACCGACCGCTTCCCGACAGACGACAAGGCCGTGCGGCAGGCGGTGCAGCTGGGCTGGAGCCGCGACGCACTCGTCAAGACGGTGCTGACGCCGAGTTACAAGGTGTCGAGTTCTGTGGTGTCGCAACGTGTTCCGGGCTACGTCGACTTCTCCGCGGATCTGCGGGAGGATCAGGGCAAGGCCGAACAGCTGCTCGAGGCCGACGGCTGGCACAAGGGCGCCGACGGCATCCGGGTCAAGGACGGGCGGCGCCTGCAGCTCGATCTGCTCGGCATCGACAATCTGGTCAACAACAAGCCCGCCTACCAGCTGATCCAGCAGGACCTGCGCAAGATCGGCATCGACCTGCAGCTCAACGTGCTGCCGATTCCGGACTACACCGCCGCCAGTACCCAGCAGGGCCGCTGGAACATCCAGGTCGCCAACCAGAGCCGCGCGGATATCTCGGTGCTCGAGCAGGTCTACTCGCCGCAGTACGGGAACATGGCCAAACTCGCGCCGGGAAGTCCGCAGGCGAACGAGGCGGCCGCGAAACTCAGCGCGCTCAGCAAGACCCTCGATCCCGCCCAGCGGGCGAAGGCCGCCGAGGAGGCGCAGCGGTATCTGCTCGACGAGCAGGTGCTCACCGTGCCGGTGTACAACCCCGCCCAGGTCACCGCCGCGAGCGCCAAGGTGCACAACATCGGCTACGAGGCGCAGTCGCGAAACGTGTTCTACGACACCTGGATCGAGCAGGGGTAG
- a CDS encoding ABC transporter permease: protein MLRYVAAKLAQAVFVVWGAYTVTFALLYVLPYDAVDVLFDPAQGDLITAGDKQKARVYYGLDHSLFGQYLHRLGQAAHGDFGRSTRTGQDAWTMISGALPQTVLMAVTGLVLAIVLATVVALVAAYTRSRWLAELFATLPAAGVSIPVFLVGLAVLQLFSFRLGWFPPIGNDGAATLVLPAVTLAIPVAAPIARLLLENLDSGMRAGYVTVSLAKGATRLWVLVREVLRNAALPALTIAGVTFGNLLAGAVIVETVFSRSGLGRLTETAVRTQDVAVVQAVVVLAALIFVVVNLMVDLVYPVLDPRLRSRLYARSAA, encoded by the coding sequence GTGCTGCGCTATGTGGCCGCGAAACTCGCACAGGCCGTCTTCGTGGTGTGGGGCGCCTACACCGTCACCTTCGCACTGCTCTACGTACTGCCCTACGATGCGGTCGACGTCCTGTTCGACCCGGCCCAGGGCGATCTGATCACCGCGGGCGACAAGCAGAAGGCCCGGGTCTACTACGGCCTGGACCACTCGTTGTTCGGTCAGTACCTGCATCGTCTCGGACAGGCCGCACACGGTGATTTCGGCCGCTCCACCCGGACCGGGCAGGACGCGTGGACGATGATCAGCGGCGCCCTGCCGCAGACCGTGCTGATGGCGGTCACCGGCCTGGTCCTGGCGATCGTGCTGGCCACGGTGGTGGCGCTCGTGGCCGCGTACACGCGGTCGCGGTGGCTGGCCGAACTGTTCGCCACCCTGCCCGCGGCCGGGGTCTCGATTCCGGTGTTCCTGGTGGGACTGGCCGTGCTGCAACTGTTCTCGTTCCGGCTGGGCTGGTTCCCGCCGATCGGCAACGACGGCGCCGCCACACTGGTGCTACCGGCGGTGACGCTGGCGATCCCCGTGGCGGCGCCCATCGCGCGACTCCTGCTGGAGAACCTCGACAGCGGGATGCGCGCGGGCTATGTGACGGTCTCGCTGGCCAAAGGTGCGACCCGGCTGTGGGTGCTGGTGCGCGAGGTGCTGCGCAATGCCGCCCTGCCCGCCCTCACCATCGCCGGGGTCACCTTCGGAAATCTCCTGGCGGGTGCGGTGATCGTCGAAACCGTGTTCTCCCGTTCGGGTCTGGGCCGCCTGACCGAAACCGCGGTCCGGACCCAGGACGTCGCCGTGGTGCAGGCCGTAGTGGTCTTGGCCGCACTGATATTCGTGGTGGTGAACCTGATGGTCGACCTGGTGTACCCGGTGCTGGACCCGCGGTTGCGGTCCCGCCTCTACGCGCGGAGCGCGGCATGA
- a CDS encoding ABC transporter permease has protein sequence MSGQGAVPEAAAQRVEDSLHDQGSEAVVRGDRAGSPVEHGLSGSGGGTRGQRPSVSVAGSAQVVVVLEDDEYGPNTRLRTRFRGIVRSARSRPGLVVAWLVVATVVGWAVAPSWFTGHSAVEGDPDAGFLPPSLAHPFGTDRLGRDLLARAIYGTSTTLGATLLAVAIGFLVGTLIGLLSGIIGGRTDGAVMRCVDVLLSIPALLLAMTVVTALGYGTVNIAVAVGVSAVASFARVMRSQVLTVAGSDFVAAAYGSGAGFVRVVTRHVLPNSIRAVLSLAALECGSAVLAVAALGFLGYGAPPPQPEWGLAVSEGRDFLATYPWIALCPGVLIAVVVLSVNRIGRALGEQR, from the coding sequence ATGAGCGGGCAGGGAGCGGTGCCGGAGGCGGCAGCACAGCGGGTCGAAGACAGTCTGCATGATCAGGGATCGGAGGCGGTGGTGCGGGGTGACCGCGCGGGCTCCCCGGTTGAGCACGGCCTGAGTGGATCAGGGGGCGGGACGAGGGGGCAGCGTCCATCCGTGTCGGTCGCGGGCAGTGCTCAGGTGGTAGTCGTGCTCGAAGATGACGAATACGGGCCGAATACGCGGCTGCGCACCAGGTTTCGCGGGATCGTGCGGTCGGCGCGCAGCCGTCCCGGACTGGTTGTCGCCTGGCTGGTGGTGGCGACGGTGGTGGGCTGGGCGGTGGCGCCGTCCTGGTTCACCGGGCACAGCGCGGTCGAGGGCGATCCGGATGCGGGATTCCTGCCGCCGTCGCTCGCCCATCCGTTCGGCACCGACCGGCTCGGACGAGATCTGCTGGCCCGCGCCATCTACGGGACCTCGACCACGCTGGGCGCGACCCTGCTCGCGGTCGCGATCGGCTTCCTCGTCGGGACTCTGATCGGATTGCTCAGCGGGATCATCGGTGGCCGGACCGACGGTGCGGTCATGCGCTGCGTCGACGTGCTGCTGTCGATTCCGGCGCTGCTGCTGGCGATGACCGTGGTCACCGCGCTCGGCTACGGCACCGTGAATATCGCAGTGGCGGTGGGGGTTTCGGCGGTGGCCTCGTTCGCGCGGGTGATGCGCTCACAGGTGCTGACCGTGGCGGGCAGCGACTTCGTGGCCGCCGCCTACGGCTCCGGGGCCGGATTCGTCCGGGTGGTGACGCGTCACGTGCTGCCCAACTCGATCCGGGCGGTGCTGTCGCTGGCGGCGCTCGAATGCGGTTCGGCGGTCCTCGCGGTCGCGGCACTGGGGTTCCTGGGCTACGGAGCGCCGCCGCCGCAGCCGGAATGGGGGCTGGCGGTTTCCGAGGGCCGGGACTTCCTGGCCACCTATCCGTGGATCGCCCTGTGCCCCGGCGTACTCATCGCCGTGGTGGTGCTGTCGGTGAACCGAATCGGACGCGCGTTGGGAGAACAACGATGA
- a CDS encoding dipeptide ABC transporter ATP-binding protein: protein MTTTGPLLRIDDLTVRYRDAAAPAVSGLSLEVAAGEFVSIVGESGSGKSTTIHAALRLLPPAAQVRARALEIGGQDVSGWSDRRLARVRGPVVGFVPQDPGTSLNPVKPVGKQVLEALRLHRRADAGRELAVEKLAAAGLAAPERVYRQYPHELSGGMKQRVLIAIALANDPALLVADEPTSALDVTVQKRILDRLTVLREELGLGVLLVTHDLGVAAERSDRLLVMQHGRIVEQGAASAVLAAPRHEYTRRLLAAAPAAHSGRLVPSSGVTVRSEAVPAQPVLRLAEVTKSFGGGVRAVDEVSLAVRAGTTHAIVGESGAGKSTLARLVVGLTRPESGAVWLEEVRVDGKGRRSRPLRQQIQLVYQNPYTSLDPRFDIAAIIGEPLQAFGLIRDRAARRKRVAELLDAVALDRAHLHRRPAELSGGQRQRVAVARALAAEPRVLVLDEAVSALDVSVQAQILQLLTDLQAEHGLTYLFITHDLGVVRLIADDVTVMRDGRVVETGSVAQVFESPREEYTRTLLAAVPGARMRLPVPA, encoded by the coding sequence ATGACCACCACCGGACCACTGCTGCGGATCGATGATCTCACCGTGCGATACCGCGACGCCGCCGCACCCGCGGTATCGGGGCTGTCGCTCGAGGTCGCCGCGGGCGAATTCGTCTCGATCGTCGGCGAATCCGGCTCCGGGAAGAGCACCACCATCCACGCCGCGCTCCGGCTGCTGCCACCGGCGGCGCAGGTGCGGGCGCGGGCACTGGAGATCGGCGGCCAGGATGTATCGGGATGGAGCGATCGGCGGCTGGCTCGCGTGCGCGGCCCGGTGGTCGGCTTCGTGCCGCAGGACCCGGGGACCTCGCTCAATCCGGTGAAACCGGTGGGCAAACAGGTGCTCGAGGCGCTGCGGCTGCATCGCCGGGCCGACGCGGGCCGCGAATTGGCGGTCGAGAAGCTGGCGGCGGCGGGACTGGCCGCACCGGAGCGGGTGTATCGGCAGTATCCGCACGAACTGTCCGGCGGTATGAAACAGCGCGTGCTGATCGCGATCGCGTTGGCCAACGATCCGGCACTCCTGGTCGCCGACGAGCCCACCTCCGCCCTCGACGTTACCGTCCAGAAGCGAATCCTGGACCGGCTCACGGTATTACGCGAAGAACTGGGATTGGGTGTCCTGCTGGTCACCCACGATCTGGGCGTCGCCGCGGAACGGTCGGACCGGTTGCTGGTCATGCAGCACGGCCGCATCGTGGAACAGGGTGCGGCATCGGCGGTGCTGGCCGCACCGCGCCACGAGTACACCCGCCGACTGCTCGCCGCCGCGCCCGCCGCGCATTCCGGGCGGCTCGTGCCCTCGTCCGGGGTGACGGTGCGATCCGAGGCGGTCCCGGCCCAGCCGGTCCTGCGACTGGCCGAGGTGACGAAGAGTTTCGGCGGGGGAGTGCGGGCGGTGGACGAGGTGTCGCTCGCGGTGCGGGCGGGCACCACGCACGCGATCGTCGGCGAGTCGGGCGCCGGTAAATCCACGCTGGCCCGGCTCGTGGTCGGGCTCACGCGCCCGGAATCCGGTGCGGTGTGGCTGGAGGAGGTGCGGGTCGACGGCAAGGGGCGGCGGTCGCGGCCCTTGCGGCAGCAGATCCAGCTCGTCTACCAGAACCCTTACACCTCGCTCGATCCGCGCTTCGACATCGCCGCGATCATCGGTGAGCCGTTGCAGGCGTTCGGCCTGATCCGCGATCGCGCGGCGCGGCGCAAACGGGTGGCCGAGCTGCTCGACGCGGTGGCGCTCGACCGCGCTCACCTGCACCGGCGTCCGGCCGAACTGTCCGGCGGGCAGCGTCAGCGCGTCGCCGTCGCGCGGGCCCTGGCCGCCGAACCCCGCGTCCTCGTGCTCGACGAAGCCGTCTCCGCACTCGACGTGTCGGTGCAGGCGCAGATCCTGCAGCTACTGACCGATCTGCAGGCCGAACACGGCCTGACCTACCTGTTCATCACGCACGATCTCGGCGTGGTGCGCCTGATCGCCGACGACGTCACCGTCATGCGCGACGGCCGCGTGGTCGAAACCGGTTCGGTGGCACAGGTTTTCGAGTCACCGCGCGAGGAGTACACGCGCACCCTGCTGGCCGCGGTGCCCGGGGCGCGGATGCGGTTGCCGGTGCCCGCGTGA
- a CDS encoding LysR family transcriptional regulator, whose product MYDIRRLILLRDLAEHTTMTAVSELHGITTSAVSQQLRILEDEVGVVLTRREGRVLRLTHAGRVLVDHTSRIVAALEEAESAVSATAEAVSGVLTVATFRTAQVRLALPLTVRLRAEHPGLRVQLLDLRPVDSVPAVRQQDVDVAITYSYSFRARDLPLGLASEYLFSDPLVLLSPPEWRDRVREQGLGILRDADWITASDGEPSVASVHFACREAGFAPRIEHRSGSFEGMAEMVEHGLGVTIVPEISVADRHAGLVACTIDNGIRHVGVTYRQASLERPAVAAAIRALRAIAQPLRLAS is encoded by the coding sequence ATGTACGACATTCGACGGCTGATCCTGCTCCGGGATCTGGCCGAACACACGACGATGACCGCGGTGTCGGAACTGCACGGCATCACCACCTCGGCGGTGTCGCAACAGTTGCGCATCCTCGAAGACGAGGTCGGCGTCGTGCTCACCCGGCGCGAGGGCCGGGTGCTGCGGCTGACCCACGCCGGACGCGTGCTGGTGGACCACACCTCCCGGATCGTGGCCGCCCTCGAGGAGGCCGAATCCGCGGTGAGCGCCACCGCGGAAGCGGTCAGCGGCGTGCTGACCGTCGCCACGTTCCGCACCGCTCAGGTACGGCTGGCACTGCCGCTGACCGTGCGACTACGTGCCGAGCACCCCGGATTGCGGGTGCAACTGCTGGACCTGCGGCCCGTGGACTCCGTGCCCGCGGTGCGGCAACAGGATGTCGACGTCGCCATCACCTACTCCTATTCGTTCCGCGCCCGGGATCTGCCGCTGGGCCTGGCCTCGGAGTATCTGTTCAGCGATCCGCTGGTGCTGCTGAGCCCGCCGGAATGGCGGGACCGCGTGCGCGAACAGGGCCTGGGCATCCTTCGCGACGCCGACTGGATCACCGCCTCGGACGGGGAACCGTCGGTGGCCTCGGTGCATTTCGCCTGCCGGGAGGCGGGATTCGCGCCGCGGATCGAACACCGCAGCGGCAGCTTCGAGGGCATGGCCGAGATGGTGGAGCACGGGCTCGGGGTGACGATCGTGCCCGAGATCTCGGTGGCCGACCGGCATGCCGGACTGGTCGCCTGCACGATCGACAACGGCATCCGGCACGTCGGCGTGACGTACCGGCAGGCATCGCTGGAACGGCCCGCGGTGGCCGCCGCGATCCGGGCGCTGCGCGCGATCGCGCAGCCATTGCGGCTGGCGTCGTGA
- a CDS encoding LLM class flavin-dependent oxidoreductase, whose product MARRQIHLNVNILNAGVFGGAWRFPGADPEASFGLEHYVRIARTAEAGKFDAIFLADGPALRDDIRFRPFNSLEPSVILAAVAAATERIGLIATLSSSYNDPYDVARRFASLDLLSGGRAGWNVVTAAGAESARNFGYDDEFDHTTRYRRAAEFVEVVRKLWNSWEPGALVGDKAAHRFADADRIHRIDHRDEFFDVAGPLNVPRSPQGEPVIVQAGASEDGRALAAAVGEVIFTAAQTVAEASGYRRDVAARARAAGRPPGSFLVLPGLSTVIGGTEREANERRALLDELVPTEYAVDRLAGQLGVKPELLLLDSPLPFDRLPDPRAAGGSHTFHRVAVDLARRENLTVRQLLRRLGGGLGHRIVTGTPDQVADTIIEWVDAGVADGFNLMPDVLPGGLDDFVTAVVPILQRRGVFRTEYTGTTLRSHLGLPIPEPIRTPEVAR is encoded by the coding sequence GTGGCGCGACGCCAGATCCATCTGAACGTCAATATCCTCAACGCCGGAGTCTTCGGCGGGGCGTGGCGTTTCCCCGGGGCCGATCCGGAGGCGAGTTTCGGCCTGGAGCACTACGTGCGGATCGCCCGGACCGCCGAGGCGGGCAAGTTCGACGCGATCTTCCTCGCCGACGGTCCCGCACTCCGCGACGACATCCGGTTCCGCCCGTTCAACAGCCTGGAACCGTCGGTGATCCTGGCGGCGGTGGCGGCCGCGACCGAGCGGATCGGGCTCATCGCGACGTTGTCGTCGAGTTACAACGATCCCTACGACGTCGCGCGCCGCTTCGCCTCGCTGGATCTGCTCAGCGGCGGTCGCGCGGGCTGGAACGTGGTCACCGCCGCGGGCGCCGAATCGGCACGCAATTTCGGCTACGACGACGAATTCGACCACACCACGCGCTATCGCCGCGCGGCCGAATTCGTCGAGGTGGTGCGCAAACTCTGGAACAGCTGGGAGCCGGGCGCCCTGGTGGGGGACAAGGCCGCCCACCGATTCGCCGACGCGGATCGCATTCACCGCATCGACCATCGCGACGAATTCTTCGATGTGGCAGGGCCGTTGAACGTTCCCCGCTCTCCGCAGGGCGAGCCGGTGATCGTGCAGGCGGGCGCCTCGGAGGACGGCCGCGCACTGGCCGCCGCGGTCGGCGAGGTGATCTTCACGGCCGCGCAGACGGTGGCCGAGGCATCCGGCTATCGCCGTGATGTCGCCGCCCGGGCGCGCGCGGCCGGTCGCCCGCCCGGGAGCTTCCTGGTGCTGCCCGGATTGTCCACGGTGATCGGCGGAACCGAGCGTGAGGCGAACGAGCGCCGCGCGCTGCTGGACGAACTCGTCCCCACCGAATACGCCGTCGATCGGCTGGCCGGTCAACTCGGAGTGAAACCCGAACTGCTGCTGTTGGATTCACCGCTGCCGTTCGACCGGCTCCCCGATCCGCGGGCGGCGGGCGGCTCGCACACCTTCCACCGAGTGGCCGTCGACCTGGCCCGCCGCGAGAACCTGACCGTGCGGCAATTGCTGCGCCGCCTGGGCGGCGGCCTCGGCCACCGGATCGTCACCGGCACACCGGATCAGGTCGCCGACACCATCATCGAGTGGGTGGATGCCGGAGTGGCCGACGGCTTCAACCTGATGCCCGATGTGCTGCCCGGCGGCCTGGACGACTTCGTCACCGCCGTGGTGCCGATCCTGCAGCGCCGCGGTGTCTTTCGCACCGAATACACCGGCACCACCCTGCGCTCGCATCTCGGCCTGCCGATACCGGAACCGATCCGCACCCCGGAGGTGGCGCGATGA